Proteins encoded in a region of the Saccharothrix ecbatanensis genome:
- a CDS encoding TetR/AcrR family transcriptional regulator, producing MPPDAARRSDRSRRAILVAAMELVEALGYSKLTIEAVAARAGVGKQTIYRWWPSKGPLLFDAFVELGPVGPDVLPSGDLATDLKRELRVAVAELAERRFDQVCRVLVHEARTDLVTLLLMPRRVELEERLLAAQRSGEVRVDVDVSAAAELLLGPVYQRWLLRTAPLTGDFVDAVVDLVLRALRG from the coding sequence ATGCCACCCGACGCGGCGCGGCGCAGCGACCGTTCGAGGCGGGCGATCCTCGTGGCCGCGATGGAGTTGGTCGAGGCGCTCGGCTACTCGAAGTTGACCATCGAGGCGGTGGCCGCGCGGGCTGGGGTGGGTAAGCAGACGATTTACCGGTGGTGGCCGTCGAAGGGCCCGCTGCTGTTCGACGCGTTCGTCGAACTGGGGCCGGTGGGGCCGGATGTCCTGCCCAGCGGCGATCTGGCCACCGATCTCAAGCGCGAGTTGCGGGTCGCGGTCGCGGAGTTGGCGGAGCGGCGGTTCGACCAGGTGTGCCGGGTGCTGGTCCACGAGGCACGCACGGATCTGGTGACGTTGCTGCTCATGCCGCGCCGGGTGGAGCTGGAGGAACGGCTGTTGGCCGCTCAGCGCTCGGGGGAAGTGCGGGTGGACGTCGACGTGTCGGCGGCGGCGGAGTTGTTGCTGGGGCCCGTGTACCAACGCTGGCTGTTGCGGACCGCGCCGTTGACCGGGGACTTCGTGGACGCGGTCGTGGATCTGGTGCTCCGCGCGTTGAGGGGGTGA
- a CDS encoding exonuclease domain-containing protein, translating into MEYAVVDVETTGFAARGSDRIVEVAVVQLDSAGRVTGEWCTLLNPGRDLGPQHVHRIRAADVWHAPTFAQAAGALAARLAGRVVVAHNLSFDARFLTAEFARVGVDLPVDGLCTMRLAARYLPDRVGRSLKACCEAAGVVLESAHSALHDARATARLFAHYVRFGVPDAEPVADVPLNGDVVEVRRGAAAVTHRRPELVTLVRGDRVVFTGQMHSPRDEWIDRAASFGLVSQGYVTKATRVLVAADPFTLSSKAQRARAYRVPIVSEEDFAGMLGLLGVTPPAKDHRTEWRRAY; encoded by the coding sequence ATGGAGTACGCCGTGGTCGACGTGGAGACGACCGGGTTCGCCGCGCGTGGTTCGGACCGGATCGTCGAAGTCGCTGTCGTGCAGCTGGATTCCGCCGGTCGGGTGACCGGTGAGTGGTGCACCCTGCTCAACCCCGGACGTGATCTCGGGCCTCAGCACGTGCACCGGATCCGGGCGGCGGACGTGTGGCACGCGCCGACGTTCGCGCAGGCGGCCGGTGCGTTGGCCGCACGGCTGGCTGGCCGGGTCGTCGTCGCGCACAACCTGTCGTTCGACGCCCGGTTCCTGACCGCCGAGTTCGCCCGCGTCGGCGTCGACCTGCCGGTGGACGGGCTGTGCACGATGCGGCTCGCCGCCCGGTACCTGCCGGACCGGGTCGGGCGGTCGTTGAAGGCTTGCTGCGAGGCGGCCGGGGTGGTGCTCGAATCGGCGCACTCGGCGTTGCACGACGCCCGTGCCACGGCCCGGTTGTTCGCCCATTACGTCAGGTTCGGAGTGCCGGACGCCGAGCCGGTGGCGGACGTGCCGCTGAACGGGGACGTGGTCGAAGTGCGGCGCGGCGCGGCGGCGGTCACGCACCGGCGGCCCGAGTTGGTGACGTTGGTGCGCGGCGACCGGGTCGTGTTCACCGGGCAGATGCACTCGCCGCGGGACGAGTGGATCGACCGGGCGGCGTCGTTCGGGCTGGTCAGCCAGGGGTACGTGACCAAGGCGACCCGGGTGCTCGTGGCCGCGGACCCGTTCACGTTGTCCAGCAAGGCGCAGCGGGCGCGGGCGTACCGGGTGCCGATCGTGTCCGAGGAGGACTTCGCCGGGATGCTCGGCCTGCTGGGCGTTACACCGCCGGCGAAAGATCACCGGACCGAGTGGCGTCGGGCCTATTGA
- a CDS encoding GGDEF domain-containing protein — protein sequence MSTVQITASRAVWDEFVSELPVGVLLQDENGVVLAANRLASTLLGDALARDDSGAPLPSCAELAAQVLRTGSPLTIPMVLPHAQVWAEFHPITLRGQVLVLLRPVQADVPHSAGLLDALTGLPGRALLLDRLDQALIRARTQGTLASLVLVDVHRMASVNAQYGFQRGDELLAAVARRLRQGLRADYTVARYGGDSFAVVAEHPDGNGAAVAERVRELAGRAVRLGDVRVRPGVRVCWVTSDGEAPLHSVIAHVEERLRT from the coding sequence ATGAGTACCGTGCAGATAACGGCTTCCCGTGCGGTGTGGGACGAGTTCGTCTCCGAACTGCCGGTCGGAGTGCTGCTCCAGGACGAGAACGGCGTGGTCCTCGCGGCGAACCGGCTGGCGTCGACGCTGCTCGGTGACGCCCTGGCCCGTGACGATTCCGGCGCGCCGCTGCCCAGTTGCGCCGAACTGGCCGCGCAGGTGCTGCGCACCGGGTCCCCGCTGACCATCCCGATGGTGCTGCCGCACGCCCAGGTCTGGGCCGAGTTCCACCCGATCACGTTGCGCGGTCAGGTGTTGGTGCTGCTGCGGCCGGTGCAGGCGGACGTGCCGCACAGCGCCGGGCTGCTCGACGCGCTGACCGGACTGCCGGGGCGGGCGCTGCTGCTCGACCGGCTGGACCAGGCGTTGATCCGGGCCCGGACGCAGGGCACGTTGGCGTCGCTGGTGCTGGTGGACGTGCACCGGATGGCATCGGTGAACGCGCAGTACGGCTTCCAGCGTGGGGACGAGTTGCTGGCTGCGGTCGCGCGCCGGCTGCGGCAGGGTTTACGGGCGGACTACACGGTGGCGCGGTACGGCGGTGATTCGTTCGCCGTGGTCGCGGAACACCCGGACGGCAACGGTGCGGCGGTCGCGGAACGGGTGCGCGAGCTGGCCGGGCGTGCGGTGCGGCTCGGCGACGTCCGGGTGCGGCCGGGGGTGCGGGTGTGCTGGGTGACCAGTGACGGTGAAGCGCCGCTGCACTCGGTGATCGCGCACGTGGAGGAACGCCTCCGCACCTGA